The Bordetella sp. FB-8 genome includes a window with the following:
- the ftsY gene encoding signal recognition particle-docking protein FtsY: MLSFFKKKPVPGEAAPAESPEPAPRVMAPAPVVESVPAPVVQAVPVAQVPKASWLSRLKKGLSRTGQSLGGLFVGVKVDENLFEELESALIMADAGVEATQLLLDALRARVKKERIEDAAQVKTALRELLTEHLRPLEKAFDVKRAQPLVVMIAGVNGAGKTTSIGKLAHDFQRQGASVLLAAGDTFRAAAREQLVEWGSRNNVAVIAQDGGDPAAVAFDAVNAGRARGTGVVMVDTAGRLPTQLHLMEELKKIRRVIGKAEAAAPHEVLLVIDGNTGQNALAQIRAFDAAIGLTGLVVTKLDGTAKGGTLAAVAAGSQGVRPIPVYWIGVGEGMEDLQPFVASEFAAALLAD; the protein is encoded by the coding sequence ATGCTTAGTTTCTTCAAGAAAAAGCCGGTTCCCGGCGAGGCGGCGCCCGCCGAGAGTCCCGAGCCCGCGCCGCGGGTGATGGCGCCTGCGCCTGTCGTCGAATCGGTTCCCGCGCCGGTTGTCCAAGCAGTGCCCGTCGCCCAGGTCCCGAAGGCTTCGTGGTTGAGCCGGCTCAAGAAGGGTTTGTCGCGTACCGGGCAGAGCCTGGGCGGCCTCTTCGTGGGCGTCAAGGTCGACGAGAATCTGTTCGAGGAACTGGAGTCGGCGCTCATCATGGCCGATGCGGGCGTCGAGGCGACGCAGTTGCTGCTGGACGCGCTGCGCGCCCGGGTCAAGAAAGAGCGCATCGAAGACGCCGCGCAGGTCAAGACGGCCTTGCGCGAACTGCTGACCGAGCATCTGCGGCCGTTGGAAAAAGCCTTCGATGTCAAGCGCGCGCAGCCCCTGGTGGTGATGATCGCGGGCGTGAACGGCGCGGGAAAGACCACGTCCATCGGCAAGCTGGCGCACGATTTCCAGCGCCAGGGCGCCAGCGTGCTGCTGGCGGCGGGCGATACTTTTCGCGCCGCTGCGCGTGAGCAATTGGTGGAATGGGGCAGCCGCAACAACGTGGCGGTCATCGCGCAGGACGGCGGCGATCCGGCCGCGGTGGCTTTCGACGCGGTCAATGCCGGCCGCGCGCGCGGCACCGGTGTGGTGATGGTGGACACGGCGGGCCGCCTGCCTACGCAGCTGCACCTGATGGAAGAACTCAAGAAGATCCGCCGCGTGATCGGCAAGGCCGAGGCGGCCGCGCCGCATGAGGTGCTGTTGGTGATCGACGGCAACACCGGGCAAAACGCGCTGGCGCAGATTCGCGCTTTCGATGCGGCCATCGGTCTTACGGGCTTGGTGGTGACCAAGCTCGACGGCACGGCCAAGGGCGGCACGCTGGCCGCCGTGGCGGCGGGCAGCCAGGGCGTGCGTCCTATCCCGGTCTACTGGATCGGCGTGGGCGAGGGCATGGAGGACCTGCAGCCATTCGTGGCGTCGGAGTTTGCCGCGGCGCTGCTGGCCGATTGA